In Mycolicibacterium mucogenicum DSM 44124, the following are encoded in one genomic region:
- a CDS encoding SDR family oxidoreductase: MGALEGRIAVITGAGRGIGREHALLFAREGASVVVNDLGGSNTGEGADAGPAQEVVDEIRAAGGKAVTNTDNIATWDGAAGLIDQAVSEFGGLDVVVNNAGILRDGFIPTMEESQWDAVVTVHLKGHFSVLRHAAAYWKAQSKAGNQPNAAVINTASGSGLTVPNAGQVNYGAAKAGIAAMTLVAAEELERYGVRANAIAPIARTRLTLATPGMGALMAEPDDGEVDLFSPANISPLVAYLATEKCPLTGKVFAVQGGAISELGGWHDLTTIETDGLWEIDDIAGRLS; this comes from the coding sequence ATGGGAGCTCTGGAAGGACGGATCGCCGTCATCACCGGCGCAGGGCGCGGCATCGGCCGCGAGCACGCGCTGCTGTTCGCCCGGGAAGGCGCCAGCGTCGTCGTCAATGACCTCGGTGGCAGCAACACCGGTGAGGGTGCCGACGCCGGCCCGGCGCAAGAGGTTGTCGACGAGATCCGCGCCGCTGGCGGTAAGGCCGTCACCAACACCGACAACATCGCCACGTGGGATGGCGCGGCCGGCCTGATCGACCAGGCGGTCAGCGAGTTCGGCGGCCTGGACGTCGTGGTGAACAACGCCGGGATCCTGCGCGACGGCTTCATCCCGACCATGGAGGAATCCCAATGGGACGCCGTGGTGACGGTGCATCTCAAAGGTCACTTCTCGGTGCTCCGGCACGCCGCCGCGTACTGGAAGGCGCAGAGCAAGGCCGGCAACCAGCCGAATGCCGCGGTGATCAACACGGCATCGGGATCGGGTCTCACCGTCCCGAACGCCGGGCAGGTGAATTACGGTGCGGCCAAAGCCGGCATCGCCGCGATGACCTTGGTCGCGGCCGAAGAGCTGGAACGTTATGGCGTGCGGGCCAATGCGATTGCCCCGATCGCGCGGACCCGGCTGACGCTGGCCACGCCGGGCATGGGTGCCCTGATGGCCGAGCCCGACGACGGCGAGGTCGACCTGTTCAGCCCGGCGAACATCTCGCCGTTGGTGGCGTACCTGGCGACCGAGAAGTGCCCGCTGACCGGCAAGGTCTTCGCGGTGCAGGGCGGTGCGATCTCTGAGCTCGGTGGCTGGCACGACCTGACCACCATCGAGACCGACGGTCTGTGGGAGATCGACGACATCGCGGGGCGGCTGTCATGA
- a CDS encoding acyl-CoA dehydrogenase family protein, with the protein MIEWSESDELIRDSVREFIDKQIEPHRDGLERGEVSPYPIARKLFSEFGLDAVAAEVIKTMLEKERAKAAAIAAGEPKPEKSDRSSGGLGDLGGQISMAAVLVSELAGVSIGLLSTLGVSLGLGAATIASRGTLAQKERWLPELVTLEKIACWAITEPDAGSDAFGGMKTYVKRDGADYILNGQKTFITNGPDADVLIVYAKLDEGDPDADRRNRKVLTFVLDSGMPGLTQGKAFKKMGMMSSPTGELFFDNVRITPDRLLGETEDHGGGDGRESARANFAAERLGVALMALGIINECHRRCLDYAKTRTLWGQNIGQFQLIQLKLAKMEIARINVQNMVFQTLEKVQAGKIPSLSEASAVKLYSSEAATDVAMDAVQLFGGNGYMAEYRVEQLARDAKSLMIYAGSNEVQVTHIAKGLLAG; encoded by the coding sequence ATGATCGAGTGGTCCGAATCCGATGAGCTCATTCGCGACAGCGTCCGCGAGTTCATCGACAAGCAGATCGAGCCGCACCGCGACGGCCTGGAGCGCGGTGAGGTGTCGCCGTATCCGATCGCGCGAAAACTGTTCAGCGAGTTCGGTCTTGACGCGGTGGCTGCCGAAGTCATCAAGACCATGCTGGAGAAGGAACGGGCCAAAGCCGCGGCGATCGCCGCGGGGGAGCCCAAGCCCGAGAAGAGCGACCGGTCGTCGGGCGGCCTGGGCGATCTGGGTGGCCAGATTTCGATGGCGGCCGTGCTGGTGTCCGAACTGGCCGGTGTCAGCATCGGACTGCTGAGCACCCTCGGCGTCAGTCTCGGTCTCGGCGCGGCCACCATCGCCAGCCGCGGCACGCTGGCGCAGAAGGAGCGCTGGCTGCCCGAGTTGGTGACACTGGAGAAGATCGCGTGCTGGGCGATCACCGAGCCGGACGCCGGCTCAGATGCGTTCGGCGGCATGAAGACCTACGTCAAGCGCGACGGGGCCGACTACATCCTCAACGGCCAGAAGACGTTCATCACCAACGGTCCTGATGCCGACGTGCTGATCGTCTACGCCAAGTTGGATGAAGGCGATCCCGATGCCGACCGCCGCAACCGCAAGGTCCTCACCTTCGTCCTGGACTCGGGCATGCCGGGCCTGACGCAGGGCAAGGCCTTCAAGAAGATGGGCATGATGTCCTCGCCGACCGGCGAGTTGTTCTTCGACAACGTGCGCATCACGCCGGACCGGTTGCTCGGCGAGACCGAGGACCACGGTGGCGGAGACGGGCGGGAAAGTGCCCGAGCCAATTTCGCCGCCGAGCGGCTCGGCGTGGCGTTGATGGCGCTGGGCATCATCAACGAATGTCATCGGCGTTGCCTCGACTACGCCAAGACCCGCACGCTGTGGGGCCAGAACATCGGCCAGTTCCAGCTGATCCAGCTCAAGCTGGCCAAGATGGAGATTGCGCGAATCAACGTGCAGAACATGGTGTTCCAGACGCTGGAGAAGGTGCAGGCCGGAAAGATTCCGTCGCTGTCCGAAGCGTCCGCGGTGAAGCTGTACTCCTCGGAGGCGGCCACCGATGTGGCCATGGATGCGGTGCAGTTGTTCGGCGGCAACGGCTACATGGCCGAGTACCGGGTGGAACAGCTGGCCCGGGACGCCAAGTCGCTGATGATCTATGCCGGCAGCAACGAGGTACAGGTGACCCACATCGCGAAGGGACTGCTCGCCGGATGA
- a CDS encoding alpha/beta hydrolase fold domain-containing protein, whose product MSTADPLTVMAMVDRLTGNSAARVVAGAAIRLLVANPRLITLMRPVANKAIVRLAPVVAGTTVDPVDAPLRGEWVRAPAARDDAGVLLVLHGSGYLVCSPRTHRGFASYLSQHSGLPALVVEYPLAPEHTFPAAEDAAMAAYRRLLSQGYDARKVVIAGDSAGGHLAVAVALRAKREGLPAPAALALWGPLIDPSYRAPIVDPRVRRQPFDPRAAARALALYVGDADIADPRLCLLNADLVGLPPIQLHYGTREVMRADAESFAARVTASGGHCEQRVWTGLAHAYWMVPRSHDGSLDSMRAGGEFLRAAVAQPYQPMAQE is encoded by the coding sequence ATGAGCACGGCGGACCCACTCACTGTCATGGCGATGGTCGATCGGCTGACCGGGAATTCGGCGGCGCGAGTAGTCGCCGGCGCCGCCATCCGGCTACTGGTGGCCAACCCGCGGCTGATCACGCTGATGCGTCCGGTCGCCAACAAGGCGATTGTCCGCCTCGCACCGGTCGTCGCGGGCACGACGGTCGACCCCGTCGACGCGCCGCTGCGTGGTGAGTGGGTCCGTGCACCGGCCGCCCGCGACGATGCGGGCGTCCTACTGGTGCTGCACGGCAGCGGATACCTGGTCTGCTCACCACGCACACACCGTGGATTCGCGTCGTACCTGTCGCAGCACTCAGGGCTGCCGGCATTGGTCGTCGAGTACCCCTTGGCGCCTGAGCACACCTTTCCCGCCGCCGAGGATGCCGCAATGGCTGCCTATCGACGGCTGCTGAGCCAGGGCTACGACGCGCGCAAAGTGGTGATCGCCGGTGATTCGGCCGGCGGCCACCTCGCGGTGGCGGTGGCCTTGCGGGCCAAGCGGGAAGGCCTACCGGCGCCTGCCGCACTCGCGTTGTGGGGTCCGTTGATCGATCCGTCCTACCGGGCGCCGATCGTCGATCCCCGGGTACGTCGGCAGCCCTTCGACCCGCGGGCCGCAGCTCGCGCGTTGGCGTTGTATGTCGGTGACGCGGACATCGCCGATCCGCGGCTGTGCCTGCTCAACGCCGATCTCGTGGGGCTACCGCCGATTCAATTACATTACGGCACAAGGGAAGTCATGCGCGCCGACGCCGAATCTTTCGCGGCCCGAGTGACGGCGTCCGGCGGTCATTGCGAACAACGGGTGTGGACAGGGCTGGCGCATGCCTACTGGATGGTTCCACGGAGCCACGACGGCAGTTTGGACAGCATGCGGGCCGGCGGCGAGTTCCTGCGCGCCGCCGTGGCTCAGCCATATCAGCCCATGGCGCAGGAGTGA
- a CDS encoding acyl-CoA synthetase, which yields MTHLISQVRDAAAAAIVLQRRGLVDVCRPLDAVSASRGLRRYGSFGGLVGHVAARYGDAPALTDEVGTLSFAELETLSNALAWGLADRGIVAGSVIGLLVRNHRALPLALFAAGKVGARVVLLNTGFAAPQLADVCKRENVTAVIADDEFTDLIDVLPFEVDRIVGWSGQRGLVVLAAGRSTAPLPAPASVGGMVLLTSGTTGTPKGAPRNKVSPLQSAQLLDRIPWPSRSVYYVAAPMFHATGLATCSLGFALGNQVVLARRFDPEATLAAIERHRVSALIVVPTMLTRMLDLGPEVLARYDTSSLTVVFAAGSALSPDLCRRTMDAFGDVLYNLYGSTEVAVAAVATPSELRSAPGTVGRPPVGCTLAAYDEQRRRITEPGRSGTLFVSSGLSFAGYTDGGNKESVDGLLSSGDTGHFDENGLWFVDGRDDDMIVSGGENVFPLEVENLLAGHPAVVETSVVGVDDVEFGKRLCAFVVRRPGADLEADEIKSYVRAELARHKVPRDIVFVDVLPRNETGKVLKAQLQKAVEQ from the coding sequence ATGACACACCTGATCAGCCAGGTACGCGACGCTGCTGCGGCGGCAATCGTGTTGCAGCGCCGGGGATTGGTGGATGTCTGCCGGCCACTGGACGCGGTGTCCGCCTCCCGCGGCCTCCGCCGCTACGGATCGTTCGGCGGGTTGGTCGGGCACGTCGCGGCGCGCTACGGCGATGCCCCCGCACTGACGGACGAGGTCGGCACGTTGAGCTTCGCCGAGCTGGAAACGCTGTCCAATGCCCTCGCGTGGGGACTCGCGGACCGGGGGATCGTTGCCGGCTCGGTGATCGGTCTGCTCGTACGAAACCACCGCGCGCTACCCCTGGCGCTCTTCGCTGCCGGAAAGGTCGGTGCCCGAGTCGTTTTGCTCAACACCGGCTTCGCGGCGCCGCAACTCGCGGACGTCTGCAAGCGCGAGAACGTCACCGCGGTCATCGCCGATGACGAGTTCACCGACCTGATCGACGTGCTGCCGTTCGAGGTCGACCGCATCGTCGGCTGGTCCGGCCAACGTGGACTGGTCGTGCTCGCAGCCGGCCGGTCGACGGCGCCGTTGCCCGCGCCGGCTTCGGTCGGCGGCATGGTCCTGCTGACCAGTGGCACCACCGGCACACCGAAGGGGGCGCCGCGCAACAAGGTCAGCCCGCTGCAATCTGCGCAGCTGCTCGACCGCATACCGTGGCCGTCGCGCAGTGTCTATTACGTTGCCGCACCGATGTTTCACGCCACCGGGCTGGCCACGTGCTCGCTCGGCTTCGCGCTCGGGAACCAGGTTGTGCTGGCGCGCCGATTCGACCCCGAAGCCACACTCGCGGCGATCGAACGACATCGGGTCAGTGCCCTGATCGTCGTCCCCACGATGCTGACGCGCATGCTCGACCTCGGACCCGAGGTGCTGGCCCGGTACGACACCTCCTCGCTGACCGTGGTGTTCGCCGCCGGCTCGGCGCTCTCACCCGATCTGTGCCGACGCACCATGGACGCGTTCGGCGACGTGCTCTACAACCTGTACGGCTCGACCGAGGTTGCGGTCGCCGCGGTGGCCACCCCGAGTGAATTGCGCAGCGCGCCGGGCACGGTGGGCCGCCCGCCCGTCGGCTGCACGCTCGCCGCATACGACGAACAGCGACGCCGGATCACCGAACCCGGACGCAGCGGAACACTTTTCGTCTCCAGCGGTCTCAGCTTCGCCGGTTACACCGACGGCGGAAACAAGGAGTCCGTCGACGGACTGCTGTCGTCGGGGGACACCGGCCACTTCGACGAGAACGGACTGTGGTTCGTCGACGGCCGGGACGACGACATGATCGTCTCCGGCGGCGAGAACGTCTTCCCGTTGGAGGTCGAGAATCTACTTGCCGGCCACCCCGCGGTGGTCGAGACCTCGGTGGTCGGAGTCGATGATGTGGAGTTCGGAAAGCGGTTGTGCGCGTTCGTGGTCCGCCGCCCGGGTGCCGACCTCGAGGCCGACGAGATCAAGAGTTACGTCCGGGCCGAGTTGGCCCGGCACAAAGTGCCGCGCGACATCGTATTCGTCGACGTGCTGCCACGCAACGAGACCGGCAAGGTGCTCAAGGCGCAACTGCAGAAGGCGGTGGAGCAATGA
- a CDS encoding SDR family oxidoreductase, with amino-acid sequence MTKKYNDIRGRVVAVTGGARGIGRATGLAFLRAGARVALGDVDIELVGKTAADFAATGEQVCGLHLDVTSRASFSDFLDDVESRLGPVDVLINNAGIMPTGLFADEIDEMTDRMVAINLGGVLNGSKQAAIRMRGRGGHIVNVASLAGVSAFPGLATYCATKHAVVGFTETLHLELAGDGIAVTAVLPGVVHTELSAGHSAPRWIQPISEVEPDDVAAAIVEAVARGKAKVAVPQALGAMIKLMGALPDGARHWISHVAHFDTSFTHTDSALREAYHRRLVN; translated from the coding sequence ATGACCAAGAAATACAACGACATTCGCGGCCGGGTGGTGGCGGTCACCGGCGGTGCCAGGGGCATCGGGCGCGCGACCGGCCTGGCCTTCCTGCGCGCCGGCGCACGTGTCGCCCTCGGTGACGTCGACATCGAGTTGGTCGGAAAGACCGCCGCTGACTTCGCCGCCACCGGAGAGCAGGTCTGCGGGTTACACCTCGATGTCACCAGCCGGGCGTCGTTCTCCGATTTCCTCGACGACGTCGAGAGCCGGCTGGGACCCGTCGACGTCCTGATCAACAATGCCGGCATCATGCCCACCGGACTGTTCGCCGACGAGATCGACGAGATGACCGACCGCATGGTCGCCATCAATCTCGGTGGCGTGCTGAACGGGTCGAAGCAGGCCGCCATCCGGATGCGCGGGCGCGGCGGACACATCGTGAACGTCGCCTCGCTGGCCGGCGTCAGCGCTTTTCCCGGTCTCGCCACCTACTGCGCCACCAAGCACGCCGTCGTCGGATTCACCGAGACCTTGCACCTCGAACTCGCCGGTGATGGCATCGCCGTCACCGCGGTGCTCCCGGGCGTCGTACACACCGAGCTCTCGGCGGGCCACAGCGCCCCGCGGTGGATTCAGCCCATCAGTGAGGTGGAGCCCGACGATGTCGCGGCGGCCATCGTCGAAGCTGTCGCGCGGGGCAAAGCGAAAGTGGCTGTACCGCAAGCCCTTGGCGCGATGATCAAGCTTATGGGTGCGCTTCCGGACGGGGCTCGGCACTGGATATCCCACGTCGCGCACTTCGACACCTCGTTCACCCATACCGACTCTGCTCTGCGGGAGGCGTACCACCGCAGGCTCGTGAATTGA
- a CDS encoding aldo/keto reductase, protein MPDTTRPGGFGSIGGRPVARIGYGAMQLQDAGSPADAVALLRRAVELGINHIDTASFYGGGAVNTLIRRALRPYRDELVIVSKVGAVHVPDGPAPLAAAQKPAELRAAVEADLNQLGLEQIPVVNLRRLDLGPGLQAEGDQIVDVDDQLAEMIALRDEGKIGAIGLSAAPVELVRHALPAGITCVQNAYSLLARAQEDTLRLCAEEGIAWVPFFPLGSAFPGFPSVTDDPAVCAVSARINATPAQVGLAWLLSHAPNTLLIAGTRSVAHLEDNVAAGSIRLDAEALAALDGIGSRPGDSAAHQHGAALFLTEND, encoded by the coding sequence ATGCCCGATACAACACGCCCCGGCGGATTCGGTTCGATCGGCGGCCGGCCGGTAGCCCGCATCGGCTACGGGGCCATGCAGCTGCAAGATGCCGGCTCCCCGGCCGACGCGGTTGCGCTGCTGCGCCGCGCTGTCGAACTCGGCATCAATCACATCGACACCGCGTCCTTCTACGGCGGCGGAGCGGTGAACACCCTGATCCGGCGGGCACTGCGGCCGTACCGCGATGAGCTGGTCATCGTCAGCAAGGTGGGAGCCGTCCACGTCCCGGACGGGCCTGCGCCGCTGGCGGCCGCGCAGAAACCGGCGGAGCTGCGTGCTGCGGTCGAGGCGGACCTGAATCAGCTTGGGCTGGAACAAATTCCGGTGGTGAACTTGCGTCGGCTGGACTTGGGACCAGGCCTGCAAGCCGAAGGCGATCAGATCGTCGATGTCGACGATCAGTTGGCCGAGATGATCGCATTGCGTGACGAAGGCAAAATCGGCGCTATCGGGCTCAGCGCCGCGCCGGTCGAGCTGGTGCGGCACGCGCTGCCGGCCGGCATCACCTGCGTCCAAAACGCCTACAGCTTGTTGGCCCGCGCACAGGAGGACACCTTGCGCCTGTGCGCCGAAGAGGGCATCGCCTGGGTGCCGTTCTTCCCGCTCGGCTCGGCGTTCCCCGGATTCCCCAGCGTCACCGACGATCCCGCGGTGTGCGCCGTCTCGGCCCGGATCAACGCCACCCCGGCGCAGGTCGGACTTGCCTGGCTGTTGTCACACGCGCCCAACACCCTGCTGATCGCCGGCACCCGGTCGGTCGCCCACCTGGAGGACAACGTCGCGGCCGGCTCGATCCGGCTGGATGCCGAAGCCCTCGCCGCCTTGGACGGCATCGGCTCCCGGCCCGGGGACAGCGCCGCCCACCAGCACGGCGCCGCATTGTTTCTGACCGAAAACGACTGA
- a CDS encoding TetR/AcrR family transcriptional regulator, with amino-acid sequence MADGIRADARRNRERILEAAALAFGAADGPASLEAIARDAGVGIGTLYRHFPSREALVEAVYRAELAEVAATAQELLRSHPPVEALRLWMDRYAMFVAAKRGMAESLRAIFDSGAVTASDTRAGVVGAVGTLLAAGAGDGTLRSDVAADDVVTGLLGIMLASSSPEQCGRMFDLLLAGLVTTR; translated from the coding sequence ATGGCCGACGGTATTCGTGCCGACGCCCGCCGTAACCGGGAACGCATTCTGGAAGCAGCAGCGCTCGCGTTCGGCGCCGCCGACGGTCCGGCGTCGCTCGAGGCGATAGCGCGCGACGCCGGTGTTGGAATCGGCACTCTCTACCGACATTTCCCCAGCCGTGAAGCGCTGGTCGAGGCGGTCTACCGCGCTGAACTTGCCGAGGTGGCCGCCACGGCCCAGGAACTGTTGCGGAGCCATCCGCCGGTCGAGGCGCTACGGCTCTGGATGGACCGCTACGCGATGTTCGTCGCCGCCAAGAGGGGCATGGCCGAATCTCTGCGAGCGATATTCGATTCTGGTGCGGTGACGGCGAGCGATACCCGTGCCGGGGTGGTCGGAGCGGTCGGCACATTGCTGGCCGCCGGCGCCGGCGACGGGACCCTGCGCTCCGACGTAGCGGCGGATGATGTCGTCACCGGGTTGCTCGGCATCATGCTCGCGAGCTCGTCGCCCGAGCAGTGCGGTCGGATGTTCGACCTGCTGCTGGCCGGGTTGGTGACTACCCGCTGA
- the mntR gene encoding manganese-binding transcriptional regulator MntR: MSPAEDGGNPPDLSPVAQDYLKVIWTAQEWSREKVSTKMLAERIGVSASTASESIRKLADQGLVHHEKYGAVTLTDTGRSAALAMVRRHRLMETFLVRELGYGWDEVHDEAEVLEHAVSDRMLDRIDAKLGFPTRDPHGDPIPAADGQVPTPPARQLSACSDGDAGTVARISDHDPEMLRYFDSVGITLDSHLRVVARRDFAGMISVAVTGPEALGAVSSETTVDLGSPAAEAIWVVA; encoded by the coding sequence GTGAGTCCTGCAGAAGACGGTGGCAACCCGCCGGATCTATCCCCGGTTGCCCAGGACTACCTCAAAGTCATCTGGACCGCGCAGGAGTGGTCGCGCGAGAAAGTCAGCACGAAAATGCTGGCAGAGCGCATCGGGGTCTCGGCCTCGACGGCGTCCGAGTCGATTCGCAAGCTCGCCGATCAGGGCCTGGTGCACCACGAGAAGTACGGCGCGGTGACGCTGACCGACACCGGCCGCAGCGCGGCGCTGGCCATGGTCCGCCGGCATCGCCTGATGGAGACGTTCCTGGTGCGCGAGCTCGGCTACGGCTGGGACGAGGTGCACGACGAAGCCGAGGTGCTCGAGCACGCGGTGTCGGACCGGATGCTGGACCGCATCGACGCCAAGCTCGGCTTCCCCACCCGCGACCCGCACGGCGATCCGATCCCCGCGGCCGACGGCCAGGTGCCCACTCCCCCTGCCCGGCAGCTGTCCGCCTGTTCGGATGGCGACGCCGGCACGGTGGCCCGGATTTCCGATCACGACCCCGAGATGCTGCGGTACTTCGACAGCGTCGGGATCACGCTCGATTCACATCTGCGCGTGGTGGCCCGGCGCGACTTCGCCGGGATGATCTCCGTGGCGGTCACTGGCCCCGAAGCGCTCGGCGCCGTGTCCTCGGAGACGACCGTCGACCTGGGAAGCCCTGCGGCCGAAGCGATCTGGGTCGTCGCCTGA
- a CDS encoding bifunctional riboflavin kinase/FAD synthetase — protein sequence MQRWRGQDEIPTDWGRCVLTIGVFDGVHRGHAELISHAVKAGRSRGVPTVLMTFDPHPMEVVLPGSHPAQLTTLTRRAELVEELGVDVFLVMPFTTDFMKLTPERYVHELLVERLHVLEVVVGENFTFGKKAGGNVPLLRKAGERFGFAVEGISLVAEHHQAETVTFSSTYIRSCVDAGDMAAATEALGRPHRVEGVVVRGDGRGRGLGFPTANVAPPMHSAIPADGVYAAWFTVLGHGPSVGTVTPGERYQAAVSVGTNPTFSGRTRTVEAFVLDTEADLYGQHVAVDFVSRIRGQEKFESVDDLVVAMDRDTKRARTILAAP from the coding sequence GTGCAACGCTGGCGTGGGCAGGACGAGATCCCCACGGATTGGGGCCGATGTGTGCTCACCATCGGGGTGTTCGATGGCGTACATCGTGGACATGCAGAACTGATCAGCCACGCGGTGAAGGCCGGCCGGTCCCGCGGCGTACCCACGGTGCTGATGACGTTCGATCCGCATCCGATGGAAGTGGTCCTCCCGGGCAGCCATCCCGCGCAGCTGACGACGCTGACCCGCAGGGCCGAGCTCGTCGAGGAACTCGGCGTCGACGTGTTCCTGGTGATGCCGTTCACCACCGACTTCATGAAGCTCACGCCCGAGCGCTACGTGCACGAGCTGCTCGTCGAGCGCCTGCACGTCCTCGAGGTCGTGGTCGGCGAGAACTTCACCTTCGGCAAGAAAGCCGGCGGTAACGTGCCGCTGCTGCGCAAGGCCGGCGAACGCTTCGGCTTCGCCGTCGAGGGCATCTCGCTGGTGGCCGAGCACCACCAGGCCGAGACCGTCACCTTCTCTTCCACCTACATCCGGTCCTGTGTGGACGCCGGTGACATGGCTGCCGCGACCGAGGCCCTGGGCCGGCCGCACCGCGTCGAGGGCGTCGTCGTCCGGGGTGACGGTCGTGGCCGCGGGCTGGGTTTCCCGACCGCGAACGTCGCCCCGCCGATGCACTCGGCGATCCCCGCAGACGGTGTCTACGCCGCATGGTTCACCGTCCTCGGGCACGGCCCGTCGGTCGGCACCGTGACGCCGGGGGAGCGCTATCAGGCCGCGGTGTCGGTCGGTACCAATCCGACGTTCTCCGGACGCACCCGCACCGTCGAGGCCTTCGTGCTCGACACGGAGGCCGACCTCTACGGGCAGCACGTGGCGGTCGATTTCGTCTCGCGGATCCGCGGCCAGGAGAAGTTCGAGTCGGTGGACGACCTGGTCGTGGCCATGGACCGCGATACCAAGCGGGCTCGCACGATTCTCGCTGCGCCGTAG
- the rpsO gene encoding 30S ribosomal protein S15, whose translation MALTAEQKKEILGQYGLHETDTGSPEAQVALLTKRISDLTEHLKQHKHDHHSRRGLLLLVGRRRRLLKYVAQVDVARYRSLIERLGLRR comes from the coding sequence GTGGCACTCACTGCCGAGCAGAAAAAAGAGATCCTGGGTCAGTACGGCCTGCATGAGACCGACACCGGCTCGCCGGAGGCTCAGGTCGCCCTGCTGACCAAGCGCATCTCGGACCTGACCGAGCACCTCAAGCAGCACAAGCACGACCACCACAGCCGGCGCGGCCTGCTGCTGCTGGTCGGCCGTCGCCGCCGGCTGCTCAAGTACGTCGCTCAGGTCGACGTCGCGCGGTACCGCTCGCTGATCGAGCGTCTGGGTCTGCGTCGCTGA